The sequence GCCGGGACGATCGCCCATCTTCCGGTGCCGGGCGGCACCGGGCCGTGCGACTGCGGGCGCACCGGCTGCCTCCAGGTGGAGCTGAGCGAGCGGACGCTGTGCCGACGGGCCCGGGCGGCCGGAGTGATCGACGGGGTGAACCCGATGCACGTGGTGGCCGCGGCCGCGGCCGGTGACGCGGTGGCGCGGCGGCTGCTGGTGGAGCGGGCCCGGATGACCGGACGGGCGGCCGGACTGCTGCTGGACGTGCTCAATCCGGAGACGATCGTCGTGACCGAGGTGGGGGTCATCCACTTCGAGGACTGCCTGCACGCGCTCAGGGAAGCGGCCGGAAATCGTCGTACGGCTGCCGTACTGCCGACGAGTTTCCCGGATTCCGTACTGGCGGTGGCGGGCGGGTCGGTGGCCCTTGACGTGCTGTACCGGGACCCACTGTGCGCGTCACCTGAGGCTATTTAATTCAGAAACTCGGAATGTTGACAGGGGTCGCTCGTGGCCGGGAACATGCTGGTCATGGACCCGCTCACGAGCTGTCGCACCTTCTGTTGCTGACACATTGCCGCGCATGAAGCGCGTGTTTCCCACTGCGTGAGTTTCTCTTCGTCCGGCCTGCCTTCCCGGATTTCGTGCTGCCTTTTCCGTCCTTTTCCTGGGAGTTCTCCCATGCACCGTCGTGCCTTTCTCACCACCATGCTCGGCGCGTCCGCCGCCGTGAGTCTCAGCGGTTGCGCCAAGGGCGATGCCTCCGCCGACACCAAGGGCGCCTCCACCAGGCCGCTCGCCGACAAGGTTCCGGCCGGCACCAGCCTGAAGATCGCCTCGTACCAGAACGTGCAGCAGCTCCAGTTCAGGCTGGCGAAGCTGCCCGCGCTCCCCTTCACCGTGTCGAGCTGGGTGAACATCGGGGCCGGACCCGATGTCATCAACGCCTTCCGCGCCAAGTCCCTGGACCTCGCCAACAACGCGGGCATCCCGCCGATCCAGGCGCACTACCAGGGCTTCGCCGCGAAGATCGTGGCGATCGACATCACCCGCAAACCCAACTACCTCTTCGCGACCAAGCCCGGCAGCGACATCCGTACGGTCCGGGACTTCAAGGGCAAGAAGCTCGCCTTCTCCCAGGGCCAGGCGCAGGGAGTCGTACTCCTGCGGGCGCTGAAGCAGGCGGGACTGAAGTACGACGACGTGACGCTGGTCCCGCTGACCAGCAACCAGTTCCTGACCGCCCTGCAGTCCGGGCAGGTGGACATCGCCCCGCTCGCCAACAGCCAGGCACCGGCCTACCTCAAGCAGTACACGGGCAAGGGCGCCCGCACCATCGCCACCGACGTCGTCGACCTGCTCAATCTGCTGTGGGCGCCGCAGTCCGTGCTGAACGACCCGGCGAAGGCCGCGGCGATCGCCGCGTACATCTCGCAGTGGGCCAGGGGCCAGGTGTGGCAGTACGAGCACTCGGACGTGTGGAACGAGCAGTTCTACGTCAAGACGCAGAACCTGACCCCGGAGCAGGCCCAGGGCATCTCCAGGCTCGCCAACAAGCCGCTGTTCCCGACCGGCTGGGACGAGGCGGTCAAGTGGGAGCAGGAGACCGCCGATCTGCTCGCCGAGGGCGGCTTCGTGAAGAAGTTCGATGTCTCCTCGCTCTTCGACCACCGCTTCGAGCCGATCGCCGCGAAGGCCGTACCGGCGGAGTACCGGAGGTGAGCTCCGTGACCACGACCACGACCGCCGTGGCGGTGGCGGATGCCGGGGAACTCCCCCGGGTCCGCCGGCGCCGCCGTCTGTCCCCCGGCCGCCGCCTGCCCGCGGCCCGGCTGGCCGGCCCGCTGGTGCTCCCCGCCCTGTGGGCCGCCGCCTCGGCGGCCGGACAGCTCGACCCGGGTGCGATTCCGGCGCCCTGGACCGTGGTGCGCACGGGCGTCCGCCTGTGGACCGACGGCACGCTGCCGACCGACATCCTGACCTCGCTGGAGCGGGCCGCCTACGGCTTCGCGATCGGCCTGACCGCGGGTGTCGTACTCGCACTCGCCTCCGGGCTCAGCCGGGCCGGGGAGGCGCTGATCGACGGGACTGTGCAGCTCAACCGGGCGATCCCGACCCTCGGTCTGATCCCGCTGTTCATCCTGTGGCTGGGCATCGGCGAGACCTTCAAGATCGCCATCATCGCGATCGTCGTCTACATCCCGATCTACCTGAACACGCATGCCGCACTGTCCGGCATCGACAGCCGGTACGTCGAACTCGCCGAGGTGCAGGGCCTGTCGAGGTTCGCCTTCATCCGGCAGATCGTGATCCCCGGGGCGCTGCCCGGATTCTTCGTGGGTCTCCGGCTCGGCGTCACCGGCTCCTGGCTGGGCCTGGTGGTCCTGGAGCAGATCAACGCCACCAGCGGTCTCGGCTATCTGATGTTCCAGGCGCAGAACTACGGCCAGTCGGACGTCATCCTGGTCGGCCTGCTGATCTACGGCGTCTTCGGCCTGGTCTCCGACAGCGCGGTCCGTCTGATCGAACGGAGGGTGCTGTCGTGGCGCCGCACACTGAACAGCTGACCCGGCCCCCGGTACGGCTGCGGGGCCTGACCCGGTCGTTCGAGAGCCGTACCGTCCTCGACGGCATCGACCTGGACCTGCCCGCCGGGCAGTTCACGGCCCTGCTCGGGCACAGCGGCTCCGGCAAGAGCACGCTGCTCAGAGCCGTCGCGGGCCTGGACCACGGGGTCGCGGGCGGCGGGCAGCTCACCGCGCCCGAGCGGGTGTCGGTGGTGTTCCAGGACTCCCGGCTGCTGCCCTGGCGCCGGGTGCTGGACAACGTCCTGCTGGGCCTCACCGGCAAGGACGCCGAGGAACGCGGCCGGGCCGCGCTCGCGGAGGTCGGCCTGAAGGGCCGCGAGCGGGCCTGGCCGGGCCAGCTGTCCGGCGGCGAGGCACAGCGCGCCGCGCTCGCCCGCTCCCTGGTCCGCGAGCCGGAACTGCTCCTGGCCGACGAGCCGTTCGGGGCACTGGACGCGCTCACCCGGATCAGGATGCACAGCCTGCTGCGCGAGCTGTGGGAGCGCCACCGGCCCTCCGTGCTGCTCGTCACCCACGACGTGGACGAGGCGATCGTGCTCGCCGACCGGGTCCTCGTCCTGGACCGGGGCCGTATCGGCCTGGACCTGACCGTCGACCGTCCCCATCCGCGCTCCTACCGCGAGCGTGGGGGTCCCCCCGGGTTCGAGCGAAGCCGAGAACTTGGGGGAGCTGGGCGAGACCGCGAGCGGCTGCTCGCCGCGCTGGGCGTGACCGAAGACCTGTGATGACCGTCGGCTCGCGGTGACCGCCTGCCGGGGTCTGCCGCCCCGGCGCCCGTAAACCCTCCCCCGCACCTGTCCGCAGCAAAGGACACCCATGACCCGGCAACTCCATCTCAACGCGTTCCTGATGAACACCGGACACCACGAGGCCTCGTGGCGTCTTCCGGAGAGCGACCCGTACGCGCACGTCGACCTCGCCCACTACGTCGGCCTGGCGCGGATCGCCGAACGCGGCACCTTCGACTCCCTCTTCCTCGCCGACGGCCCCCAGCTGTGGAACAACCTGGCCCAGCGCCCGGCCGGCGCCCTGGAACCGCTCACGCTGCTCACCGCGCTGGCGACCGCCACCGAGCACATCGGCCTGATCGCCACCGCCTCCACCTCGTACAACTCCCCCTACAACCTGGCCCGCAAGTTCGCCTCGCTGGACATCATCAGCGGCGGCCGGGCGGGCTGGAACATCGTGACCACCGCCGGTGCCGAGGCCGCCCGCAACTTCGGTCTGGCCACCGAACCCGCGCACGCCGAGCGGTACGCCCGCGCCGCCGAGTTCCTCGACGTGGCCCTCAAGCTCTGGGACAGCTGGGAGGACGACGCGATCGTCGCCGACAAGGCGGCCGGGATCTGGGGCGACGACACCAAGATCCATCCGCCCCGGCACCAGGGGACGTACTTCAGCGTCGAAGGCGCGCTCAACCTGCCGCGCTCCCCGCAAGGCTACCCGCTGCTGGTACAGGCGGGCTCCTCGGACGACGGCAAGGCCTTCGCGGCCCGGTACGCGGAGGCGGTGTTCACCGCCCAGCAGACCCTCGCCGACGCGCAGGCCTTCTACACCGACCTCAAGTCCCGTACGCGGCGGGCCGGACGCGATCCCGAGCACCTCAAGGTGCTGCCCGGGATCGTCCCCGTGCTCGGCTCGACCGAGGCCGAGGCGCGGGCCCACGAGCAGGTGCTGGAGGACCACATCGTGCCCGAGCACGCCCGGGCCCGGCTGGAGAACCTGCTGCGCCTTCCGCCCGGCGCCCTCGACCTGGACCAGCGGCTCCCCGACGACCTGCCGCCCGAGTCGGCCGTCGAGGGCGCCAAGAGCCGCTACACGCTCGTCGTGGAGCTGGCCCGGCGCGAGCGGCTGACCGTGCGCCAGCTGATCGGACGGCTCGGCGGCGGACGCGGGCACCTCACCTTCGCCGGGACACCCGAGCAGGTCGCCGACCAGATCGCGACCTGGTTCACCCAGGGCGCCGCCGACGGCTTCAACATCATGCCCGCCGTGCTGCCCTCCGGCCTCGCGGCCTTCGTCGAGAACGTCGTACCGCTCCTGCGCGCCCGCGGTCTGCTCCGCACCGAGTACGGCCCCCGCCGGACCCTCAGGGAGCGCTACGGCCTTCCCCGCCCCGCCAACCAGCACACCGCAGCCCTCGTCTGAAAGGACCAGCGACCCATGTCCCTCGACATCACCAAGGTCACCGCGCGCATCGGCGCCCGGGTCTCCGGCGTCGACATCACCCGGCCGCTCGCCCCGGAGGAGGTCGCCGGGATCCGTGAGGCCCTGAACGTCCACAAGGCGCTCGTCTTCGACGCCCAGGGCCTGGACGACGCGGGCCAGCAGGCCTTCGCCCGTCACTTCGGCGACCTCACCACCGCCCACCCGACGGTCGGCGCCGTCGAGGACGCCCCGAACGTGCTGCCCGTGGACAGCGAACGCGGCCGCGCCAACCACTGGCACACCGACGTCACCTTCGTCCTCAACCCGCCGCAGGCCAGCACCCTGCGCAGCATCACGATTCCGCCGTACGGCGGCGAGACCCTGATCGCCGACGCGGCGGGCGCCTACCGCGACC is a genomic window of Streptomyces griseochromogenes containing:
- a CDS encoding ABC transporter substrate-binding protein; the encoded protein is MHRRAFLTTMLGASAAVSLSGCAKGDASADTKGASTRPLADKVPAGTSLKIASYQNVQQLQFRLAKLPALPFTVSSWVNIGAGPDVINAFRAKSLDLANNAGIPPIQAHYQGFAAKIVAIDITRKPNYLFATKPGSDIRTVRDFKGKKLAFSQGQAQGVVLLRALKQAGLKYDDVTLVPLTSNQFLTALQSGQVDIAPLANSQAPAYLKQYTGKGARTIATDVVDLLNLLWAPQSVLNDPAKAAAIAAYISQWARGQVWQYEHSDVWNEQFYVKTQNLTPEQAQGISRLANKPLFPTGWDEAVKWEQETADLLAEGGFVKKFDVSSLFDHRFEPIAAKAVPAEYRR
- a CDS encoding ABC transporter permease translates to MSSVTTTTTAVAVADAGELPRVRRRRRLSPGRRLPAARLAGPLVLPALWAAASAAGQLDPGAIPAPWTVVRTGVRLWTDGTLPTDILTSLERAAYGFAIGLTAGVVLALASGLSRAGEALIDGTVQLNRAIPTLGLIPLFILWLGIGETFKIAIIAIVVYIPIYLNTHAALSGIDSRYVELAEVQGLSRFAFIRQIVIPGALPGFFVGLRLGVTGSWLGLVVLEQINATSGLGYLMFQAQNYGQSDVILVGLLIYGVFGLVSDSAVRLIERRVLSWRRTLNS
- a CDS encoding ABC transporter ATP-binding protein — its product is MAPHTEQLTRPPVRLRGLTRSFESRTVLDGIDLDLPAGQFTALLGHSGSGKSTLLRAVAGLDHGVAGGGQLTAPERVSVVFQDSRLLPWRRVLDNVLLGLTGKDAEERGRAALAEVGLKGRERAWPGQLSGGEAQRAALARSLVREPELLLADEPFGALDALTRIRMHSLLRELWERHRPSVLLVTHDVDEAIVLADRVLVLDRGRIGLDLTVDRPHPRSYRERGGPPGFERSRELGGAGRDRERLLAALGVTEDL
- a CDS encoding LLM class flavin-dependent oxidoreductase; translation: MTRQLHLNAFLMNTGHHEASWRLPESDPYAHVDLAHYVGLARIAERGTFDSLFLADGPQLWNNLAQRPAGALEPLTLLTALATATEHIGLIATASTSYNSPYNLARKFASLDIISGGRAGWNIVTTAGAEAARNFGLATEPAHAERYARAAEFLDVALKLWDSWEDDAIVADKAAGIWGDDTKIHPPRHQGTYFSVEGALNLPRSPQGYPLLVQAGSSDDGKAFAARYAEAVFTAQQTLADAQAFYTDLKSRTRRAGRDPEHLKVLPGIVPVLGSTEAEARAHEQVLEDHIVPEHARARLENLLRLPPGALDLDQRLPDDLPPESAVEGAKSRYTLVVELARRERLTVRQLIGRLGGGRGHLTFAGTPEQVADQIATWFTQGAADGFNIMPAVLPSGLAAFVENVVPLLRARGLLRTEYGPRRTLRERYGLPRPANQHTAALV